The uncultured Bacteroides sp. genome includes the window TGTGCCGAGTGCTATTGAATTGCGTCAGCAAAGTTTCTTATGGGCAGATGACCTTTCAACATACGATGCAATAGTGACATTCCCATTTCATGTTCCATTTCTTGGAACTCACCTTAGCTTGTTCTGTTTGTTGATGACAGCCACCAATATTCTGAATACGAAATTCACCATGTCTCAACAAGATACCGGACAGCAACAGATGGCTGCCATGAAATGGATGATGTATCTGATGCCGTTGATGTTCCTCTTTGTGTTAAATGATTATCCGGCCGGACTGAACTATTATTATTTCATCTCTACGCTGATTAGTGTAGTAACCATGATTGTTCTCCGCAGAGTAACTGACGAAGATAAATTATTGGCTCAGCTGGAAACAAAGAAAGCAAAACCAAAGAAAAAGAAAACAGGTTTTGCCGCTCGTTTAGAAACAATGCAAAAAAATCAGCAACGGGTTATAGAAGAACGTTCAAAACAAAAAAAATAAGCATAATCTACTGCAATTAAGCATTTTGTGTTAGGAAAGTGCTTGCTGCTAATAGAATAAATTAAAAAGAACTCCGTTTGATGAAGTACCATTCATTGAACGGAGTTCTTTTATTCCTGCAAAATAATTGTATCTTTGCTTCACTGCAAAAGAATAATTAAACGATAAATAAATTAAGTATGAAATCTGTAAACGTAATGATGATGTCGGCAGCAATCATGTTAGCTTCGGGGGCAACTCATGCAACCGGGCAAACAAAACAAACGCTTATTGGGAAGTCGGATATCAAGATTGAAGGAAATCGAATGACGCCCGAAGCTCTCTGGGCTATGGGACGCATAGGAGAAGTTTCTGTTTCTCCGAATGGTGAAAAACTGGTCTATACTGTGGCTTATTACAATGTACCGGAAAACAAAAGCAATCGCGAAGTTTTTGTGATGAATGTAGATGGAAGTGACAATAAACAAATAACCTCCACTCCTATTTCAGAGAACGAAGCAGTATGGATTAAAGGGGGCAACAAGATTGCTTTTCTAAGTAGTGAAAGTGGCAGCAGCCAGCTATGGGAAATGGATGCGGATGGCAGCAACCGTAAGCAGTTATCTTCATATAACGGAGATATTGAGGGATTCTCTTTTTCTCCGGACGGAAATAAAGTGCTTTTCATTGCACAGGTAAAAACGATTAAAAGTACGGCAGATAAATATGCTGATCTGCCTAAAGCCAGCGGAATTATAGTAACCGACCTGATGTATAAGCATTGGGATGAATGGGTAACAACAGCTCCTCATCCGTTTGTGGCTAATTTTGACGGTACTTCTTTATCGGGCATAACTGATATACTCGAAGGCGAACCGTATGAAAGCCCCATGAAACCATTTGGAGGTATGGAACAATTGGCATGGAACACCACTTCTGATAAAATAGCCTATACCTGCCGTAAGAAGACAGGCAAAGCGTATGCTTTATCTACAAACTCTGATATTTATGTATACGATTTAAAAAACAAGCAGACAATAAACCTGACCGATGGGATGATGGGTTACGATACGAATCCGCAATATTCGCCCGACGGGAAAAGTATTGCCTGGCTGAGTATGGAACACGATGGTTATGAATCGGATCAAAATCGTCTTTTTGTAATGAACCTGGAGACAGGAGAAAAGCACTTTGTAAGCAAAGCTTTTGAATCTAATGTAGATGCTTTTTGTTGGAGTAACAATGCCAAAAGTATCTATTTTACAGGAGTATGGCATGCAGAGACTCAAATTTATGCTCTTAATTTAAGTGATAATACTATTCAAACCTTAACTCAAGGAGTGCACGATTATGCTTCTGTAGCCTTATGCGGAAAGAAACTTATAGCTAAACGCCATTCCATGAGTATGGGTGATGAAATTTATTCGGTCGACAAAAACGGACAGGCTACCCAACTTACTTTTGAAAATAAGCATATCTATGACCAAATGGAAATGGGAAAGGTAGAGAAACGTTGGATAAAGACTACAGACGGCAAACAAATGCTCACATGGATTATTTATCCGCCCAAGTTTGATCCGAATAAGAAATACCCCACCTTGCTTTATTGTGAAGGAGGCCCGCAAAGTCCGGTAAGTCAGTTTTGGTCGTATCGATGGAACTTTCAGATGATGGCTGCTCACGACTATATCATTGTAGCTCCTAATCGTCGTGGCCTTCCGGGATTTGGCAATAAATGGAATCAAGAGATTAGCGGGGATTACAGCGGACAGTGCATGAAAGATTATCTGACCGCTATCGATGAAATGGCAAAAGAACCTTTCGTTGATAGAGACCATTTAGGCTGTGTAGGAGCTAGTTTTGGAGGATATTCCGTATATTGGCTTGCAGGGCATCATCAAAAACGTTTCAAAGCTTTCATTGCTCATGACGGTATTTTCAATATGGAAATGCAATATCTGGAAACGGAGGAAATGTGGTTTGCTAACTGGGATATGGGCGGCGCTTACTGGGAAAAAAACAATGCAACAGTTCAGCGCACATTTGCTAATTCTCCACATAATTTTGTGGATAAATGGGACACCCCTATTCTTTGCATACATGGAGAGAAAGATTATCGCATCTTAGCTTCACAAGGTATGTCTGCCTTTAACGCTGCAGTACTTCGGGGCATACCGGCTGAATTATTGATCTATCCTGATGAAAATCATTGGGTACTAAAACCACAAAACGGCATATTGTGGCAACGTACCTTTTTTGAATGGTTAGATAAATGGTTGAAATAATAAAAATGCGCCCCATTGTAGTTTGGGGCGCATTTTTATTACCAACTGCTCTAATCGAAGGAAGATCTACCAACAACTAGTATAATACCATGAGTTATTCAAAAAAGGTATTTGCCAATGCATCTGCGAAAAGCAAAGCACAAAAGCAAGTAATCCTGCAATCCATAAAATAAGCAATGTGATTTTTAATCCCGAAGCCATGGGCTGCCAATTAAATATAAGGCGGAGTACGGCATAAAGCATACTAGCCAGAGGAATGCCCACCAAAATAACTCCTCCAATGCTTGCTACTATCATGGCCAGTGGAGATACGGAAACCATTGCCCAATTAACAGCCGGAAGCATGTGATAAAAAAGGGCACCCCCACCTATAGCAATGGAAATTGCTCCAATTACTAATGCAACAAAAACTACGGCGAGAATAAACAGTACGGGACTGAATACTAAAATCAAGATAGCAAGGCATGCTTTAAGAACAAAACCTACTATAGTAACCAATGCATCTCCTAATTTTTCTATAAATGTACGGGGCTTTTCAGAACGCATGTAGTTATTTACTCCGTTAGCTACTTTTTCGAACCCATCAGTAACAGTCTTACCTATATTTTCAACAGTCACTTCTTCTCCGCGCATATGTAACCTGTCTGCGGCCGTTCGTGCTTCAGGAATAACAATCCAGCAGACAATATACACGGGAATCAATGTTGTTCCAACGCCGCATATCAGCAAAACGAGTAATATTAAACGAAGCGTAGTGGCACTCCATCCCAGAGAAGCTGCTATACCACCGATGACGCCTCCCAATATTTTATCATCAGGATTACGAAACAAACGTCGGTGTGTGCCACTACTCTCTTTGTTTGCCGAATCCGCTCCGGCGTTTGAAGATGATCCTGTTGTTTTTTCCTCGGTTTCTTCCTCTAAAAGTTCTTCGGGTTTACCCACACGAGCAATAACTTCCTCTATATCGGTAATGGTTATCACCTGAGCTCCGGCCTGTACTTTCTCTGTTAATAACTCGGAAATGCGATTTTCAATATCGTCAACAATCTCCTCGGCACCTTTTTGTTTACGAAAATGGAGTTTAAGATTACACAAATAATCATCCAGCAAACGATAGGCGTCTTCGTCTATATGAAAAACAGTTCCGCCCAAATTAACAGTCAATGTTTTTTTCATTTTATCTTTTAGTTTATCAGATTAAATACCTGCTATGTGATTTACCGTTTCATTCAGATCTTTCCACGATGTTTCAAGTTCACCTAGAAAAAGTTCTCCTTTTTCCGTGATTCGATAGTATTTTCGTGGAGGACCCTGAGTTGACTCTATCCATTCATAGCTTAATAATTCATCGTTTTTCAAACGTGTGAGCAACGGATACAGCGTTCCTTCTACTATAATAAGCTTAGCTTCCTTTAATTTCTGGATAATATCAGAAGCATAAGCCTGTTCCTTATGCAATAGCAGCATGATGCAATATTCGAGCATACCCTTGCGCATCTGCGATCTTATATTATCTACATTCATTGCTTTATATTTTTTACAATGCAAATATATGTATTTCTTTAGTACCTTGTTATACAAAGTACTGTATTTTTGCTATCTTTAACTATTTAGCCCTTTATAACCGCATTTCCAATTTATATCGGCATTACCAAAAGAATAAATTCTTATATTCGCATGTTTTTAATACAAAGAGCTATGTTTACTATACAAAGGGCTTCTATGGATGATTGTCTGCTAATCAATAGATTAGCAACGATAGTATTCCCGGAAACTTATAAAGACATTCTTTCGACAAATCAAATTGATTATATGCTTGAGTGGATGTATTCACCAACAAGTCTGTGCCAACAAATGAATGACGGGCATGCCTATTTTATTGCTTATAAAGAGTACGAAGCATGTGGGTATATGTCTATCGAACAAGAAGACGAACATTTATTCCATCTGCAAAAAATATATGTATTGCCTTATTTTCAGGGATGCCATGTAGGAGGTTTTTTGTTTGATGAAGCCATGAAATACATCCGAAAAGTTCATCCTCTGCCCTGCCGCATGGAGCTTAATGTAAACAGACAGAACAAAGCTTTGCAATTTTATGAACACATGGGCATGAAGAAAGTACGTGAAGGAGATTTCGCAATAGGAAATGGATACTACATGAATGATTATGTCATGGGTATGGAGCTCTAACCTATTAATTTTCATCTTTTATTCGGCTGATTCGTTAATATGTTC containing:
- a CDS encoding S9 family peptidase produces the protein MKSVNVMMMSAAIMLASGATHATGQTKQTLIGKSDIKIEGNRMTPEALWAMGRIGEVSVSPNGEKLVYTVAYYNVPENKSNREVFVMNVDGSDNKQITSTPISENEAVWIKGGNKIAFLSSESGSSQLWEMDADGSNRKQLSSYNGDIEGFSFSPDGNKVLFIAQVKTIKSTADKYADLPKASGIIVTDLMYKHWDEWVTTAPHPFVANFDGTSLSGITDILEGEPYESPMKPFGGMEQLAWNTTSDKIAYTCRKKTGKAYALSTNSDIYVYDLKNKQTINLTDGMMGYDTNPQYSPDGKSIAWLSMEHDGYESDQNRLFVMNLETGEKHFVSKAFESNVDAFCWSNNAKSIYFTGVWHAETQIYALNLSDNTIQTLTQGVHDYASVALCGKKLIAKRHSMSMGDEIYSVDKNGQATQLTFENKHIYDQMEMGKVEKRWIKTTDGKQMLTWIIYPPKFDPNKKYPTLLYCEGGPQSPVSQFWSYRWNFQMMAAHDYIIVAPNRRGLPGFGNKWNQEISGDYSGQCMKDYLTAIDEMAKEPFVDRDHLGCVGASFGGYSVYWLAGHHQKRFKAFIAHDGIFNMEMQYLETEEMWFANWDMGGAYWEKNNATVQRTFANSPHNFVDKWDTPILCIHGEKDYRILASQGMSAFNAAVLRGIPAELLIYPDENHWVLKPQNGILWQRTFFEWLDKWLK
- a CDS encoding PspC domain-containing protein produces the protein MKKTLTVNLGGTVFHIDEDAYRLLDDYLCNLKLHFRKQKGAEEIVDDIENRISELLTEKVQAGAQVITITDIEEVIARVGKPEELLEEETEEKTTGSSSNAGADSANKESSGTHRRLFRNPDDKILGGVIGGIAASLGWSATTLRLILLVLLICGVGTTLIPVYIVCWIVIPEARTAADRLHMRGEEVTVENIGKTVTDGFEKVANGVNNYMRSEKPRTFIEKLGDALVTIVGFVLKACLAILILVFSPVLFILAVVFVALVIGAISIAIGGGALFYHMLPAVNWAMVSVSPLAMIVASIGGVILVGIPLASMLYAVLRLIFNWQPMASGLKITLLILWIAGLLAFVLCFSQMHWQIPFLNNSWYYTSCW
- a CDS encoding PadR family transcriptional regulator yields the protein MNVDNIRSQMRKGMLEYCIMLLLHKEQAYASDIIQKLKEAKLIIVEGTLYPLLTRLKNDELLSYEWIESTQGPPRKYYRITEKGELFLGELETSWKDLNETVNHIAGI
- a CDS encoding GNAT family N-acetyltransferase: MFTIQRASMDDCLLINRLATIVFPETYKDILSTNQIDYMLEWMYSPTSLCQQMNDGHAYFIAYKEYEACGYMSIEQEDEHLFHLQKIYVLPYFQGCHVGGFLFDEAMKYIRKVHPLPCRMELNVNRQNKALQFYEHMGMKKVREGDFAIGNGYYMNDYVMGMEL